DNA from Desulfuromonas sp. AOP6:
GCGGGGCGAATTGGTTGATCCGGCCATGTTGCCTGTGGAGATTCACCTTGAAGACGGGGTGATGCTGCAGTGTACCGCCTGTCACAATCCGCACAAAGATCTCTATGGTATGTTCCTCGTTATGGACAATGCCTATGGAGGGTTATGCACAAGCTGCCATGCGAAGAGGGGATGGACGGCCAGCAGTCACGCCACGGACGCTGCCATGGCGGAAACGGGCTGTCAGAATTGTCATGCTTCCCATGGGGCCACGGGTTTCGGCCACCTTTTGCGCGGAGCGACTGAAGAGGGCAATTGTCTGGCCACCTGCCACAATGGCAGCGGTTCCGGGGGCGATGTCCAGAGTGTGTTCAACAAGCTCTACGTTCACCCTGTCGCGGCGACGGCCGGGATTCACGATATTGCTGAAAATCCAGGAACCATGAGCAAACATGTGGAATGCCAGGACTGTCACAACGCCCACCAGCTCAACGCCCAGGACGCGCCCATGTCAGCGGCGCCAGCCATCAGCGGCCGTCTGCAGGGGGTTCGCGGAGTCAGTGCCGCCGGGACGCTGGTCGAAGAAGCCATGCATGAGTACGAAATCTGTTTCAAATGTCACGCCGACAACCAGGTCGTTTACGCGGTGTCCGTTCCCCGTGTCATCCAGGAAAGTAACGAGCGCCTGCGTTTTGATCTGGCCAATCCGTCTTATCATCCGGTGGTCGGCTCAGGCAAAAACAGCTATGTGCCCAGCCTCAGACCCGAATGGAGTGAGGCGGACTCCATCTATTGTATTGACTGTCACGCCAGTGACGACAGTCTTCGGGCAGGTGGGGCAGGGCTCGAAGGCCCTCATGGTTCCATCTATCCTCATCTGCTGCTGGCCCAGTACGAACAGGACAGTTATCCCATGCCCTATGCCGCCAGCAACTACGCCCTCTGCTTTCGTTGCCACGATCCAGACGCCCTTTTTAATCCGGCTGTCTCTACCTTTGGCAACAGTCATGTCTCTCATGTTCAAATCCAGCAGGTTCCCTGCTCGGCCTGTCATGATCCCCATGGCGTGCCTGCCGCCAGGGGTGCGACAGCCACGGCCAATGCCCACCTGATCAATTTCGATACCCGCTTTGTCGATCCCCTCACCGCCAGTTATGACTCTGTTGCGCGAACCTGTACGGTCAGTTGTCATGTAAGTAATCCCAAAATATATTGAAAACCGCTTTTAATCCTGGTGAAAAGCCACTTCTCATGATGGGGAGGTGGCTTTTCTCATTGGGGATTTCCCCTGGTTTTACGTGTGAATTAGGGGAAACCATTCAGGCGACAGATCGCCGGGGAAAAAGCCTTAAAAAATACAGGATATAAAAAAGATTAAAATAACGGTAACTTGCGAAATAACTGCGGGATTTGGCATGTTGGACTGTGTAAGGGCACAGTTGGTGCACATATCGGTACCAACGTTCGGCTCAAAATCTTTAACAGCCGGAATCACTTTATGGCGTTCCCCAAAAACCCATAGATCGATTTCCGGCCCATGGAGGGGCCCTCTCACAGAAAAGTTCACTCGTATTGGACAGAAAACGCGAACCAAATCCAACAAGTGATACTCAAGGAGAAGCATAAAAATGATAAAGGTTTTGAAAAGTACCCGAACGTATCAGCTGATGTTGACATCGCTGATCGTCTGTCTACTGGGGGCGGGCAGTGCCCTGGCCCTGGTGCATCCCGATGTTGTCCTGCGCGGGCCAGGGGGAGAATTTATTAACCTGGATGCCGCCGGCCCGCAGCCGGCCTACAGCGCCAAGAACACCTGCGGTGGCTGTCACATCTATTCGAACATTGAGCAGCATTCCTACCATGTCCAGATCGGGGCCAACCAGCAGATGGGCTGGGATATGTGGAACCCCGATTCTTCCAACACCTACAAGTCCGGTGTGGCACCCAAAGGCAAGAACTGGGTGCAGAGCCCCGGCCACGTAGGCAAGTGGTGACCGCCTTCCGCTCGCCAGTTGGCGAGACTTTTCGACGGTAACAGCGGTACCTCCAGCTACGATCCTGCAACAGGTAAATTCAATGAAGTCAATTCGCTGCTGAACAGTGCCGGCGAACTGATGAAACCCTTCAAATACACTGACCTGACTGACTTTGCTAAAAAGGTCGACCTGTCGCTGGCCGGCAACATCATGGATTGCGGCGAGTGTCACGTCGGCGGCGGCGCCATGGAGTATGTGCCCTACACTGTGCTGGGCGCCCGCACCCCCCTGCGGGATATCAAGAGCGTCGATGTCAATGGTTTCGGCCCGATTCTCAAGACCGATATCACTGCCTTCAACTACTTCATCGACAACTACGACGTCGATGGCGATGGCGACAAGAATGAAGTAATGCATATCGATTACGCCAACACGGGTGTGATGGAAGTCGACTGCTTCATGTGTCACTTGCAGGGCTACCAGTATGAAGAGCGTAATACCGTGCTGCGCAAGGCCAAGATCGATGCCACCCGCGCGGTTGGCGCCGGGTTCGCCACGGAAAACGCGGTGGTATGGGCCCCCACGGCCGACGAGGCTCCTTCCGGTTACGGTAACACTGTTGTTTATGACCCCGCCAAGCTGGCCAAGGACGTGAATGGCAATGCCATTATTCCTTCGGGCTTCTTCGCTAATTTCGTCAAACGTACGCCGGCCTCCGAGAACTGCGCCTCCTGTCATATGGGTGAATACGCCGTGGACTGGAAAAAGCGCGGTGATCACTGGGAAGCCGAGCACGATTACGAAGTCCATTACATGTACGGGTGCATGGGTTGCCACGAGCGCATGCCTACGGCCGCTCAGCCTGGTCCCTTTACCTCGGAGGATGGCGGAGCCTATCCGTTCATGGGCACGGGACTGCTCGGCCACGATCCGGCCAAGGGTAATGCGCCCTACAGTTCTCTCTACAACGGCAATGACAACGTGGCCTTTAAGGGCTGTGAGGGGTGTCACCTCACCGGCACCAATGGCGCCGAACAGTTCGGCGCGCCCGATCCCACCGCGGCTCACCAGGCTGCCGGCCTTACCGCCAGTATCGTGCAGAGCGGCATTGACGGCGTCGCCAACATCAGTCACATCGACCTGATGGATTGCTCGGCTTGTCACAGCCGCAAAATATCCAGCAGTGTGTGGAACACCGGCGGTGCCGTGGTCGATGCCACCGGCGCCGATCCGGTCGGGCGTCTGGCCGACCATGAGAACGAGTTCGTCGATCGCAACAATATGACCGATCGTACCGGGCTGGCCTGGTACAATGGCAAACTGTTGCGGGTAGGTATCCTCAATACCATGTTCTATCGTGATAAAAACGACATCGACTTCGATGCCAACCTCGATGGGCGTGGCGGCGGCATGGATGCGCTGCTCATGACCCAGGTGCTGGCCGTCAATGAGACCAACGGCTGGAAGTCCCTCACCGAAGATACACACGGTAACGTGACGGCGGCGGCGATCGATGCCCGTGTCGCCGCCATGAACGCCGCGGTCGACGCCTGGGCCGGCGTTACCGGCAAGGCGCAGACCAAGCTGTCCTTCATGGGAGTCCCCTTCAAGGATCAGCACAGTGTCTCCCCCGCGGCGCTGGCTTGGGGCGCAAATGGCTGCGCCGACTGCCATGCCGCTGGGTCTGAATTCTATCGCGGTGCCATGCGCATGGTCGGAGACGACATGACCATGTACTGGAATGATGACTTCGTCCCCTACACCAAGGCCAACGGCTCCACACAGGCCACGGACTTCCACCCCAATACCAAGAACAAGGTCGCCAATCGCTCTATCGCCGTGTCGGCGACTAACGGCACCCTGAGTCT
Protein-coding regions in this window:
- a CDS encoding cytochrome c3 family protein, which encodes MRFFHGLLFLLAVLLLAPEPGVTDILSTKHNLSVSGPGTIKATTEDRVCVFCHTPHHASDVTPLWNRQMSSAIYNLYASTTLVSSPGQPTGGARLCLSCHDGTIAVGMLFGRPDPVPMTGGISSLPPGGSNLGTDLADDHPISLAYTAQLATERGELVDPAMLPVEIHLEDGVMLQCTACHNPHKDLYGMFLVMDNAYGGLCTSCHAKRGWTASSHATDAAMAETGCQNCHASHGATGFGHLLRGATEEGNCLATCHNGSGSGGDVQSVFNKLYVHPVAATAGIHDIAENPGTMSKHVECQDCHNAHQLNAQDAPMSAAPAISGRLQGVRGVSAAGTLVEEAMHEYEICFKCHADNQVVYAVSVPRVIQESNERLRFDLANPSYHPVVGSGKNSYVPSLRPEWSEADSIYCIDCHASDDSLRAGGAGLEGPHGSIYPHLLLAQYEQDSYPMPYAASNYALCFRCHDPDALFNPAVSTFGNSHVSHVQIQQVPCSACHDPHGVPAARGATATANAHLINFDTRFVDPLTASYDSVARTCTVSCHVSNPKIY
- a CDS encoding PKD domain-containing protein gives rise to the protein MARLFDGNSGTSSYDPATGKFNEVNSLLNSAGELMKPFKYTDLTDFAKKVDLSLAGNIMDCGECHVGGGAMEYVPYTVLGARTPLRDIKSVDVNGFGPILKTDITAFNYFIDNYDVDGDGDKNEVMHIDYANTGVMEVDCFMCHLQGYQYEERNTVLRKAKIDATRAVGAGFATENAVVWAPTADEAPSGYGNTVVYDPAKLAKDVNGNAIIPSGFFANFVKRTPASENCASCHMGEYAVDWKKRGDHWEAEHDYEVHYMYGCMGCHERMPTAAQPGPFTSEDGGAYPFMGTGLLGHDPAKGNAPYSSLYNGNDNVAFKGCEGCHLTGTNGAEQFGAPDPTAAHQAAGLTASIVQSGIDGVANISHIDLMDCSACHSRKISSSVWNTGGAVVDATGADPVGRLADHENEFVDRNNMTDRTGLAWYNGKLLRVGILNTMFYRDKNDIDFDANLDGRGGGMDALLMTQVLAVNETNGWKSLTEDTHGNVTAAAIDARVAAMNAAVDAWAGVTGKAQTKLSFMGVPFKDQHSVSPAALAWGANGCADCHAAGSEFYRGAMRMVGDDMTMYWNDDFVPYTKANGSTQATDFHPNTKNKVANRSIAVSATNGTLSLDADGDGTPESYKTVRDVDRSETLYEGTFMTNADFADAYSSTGAIGFAGNEKGWLLKVQAKDTATGVITTRTRAISGNVADLTALLANLGGFATGDFEFTITDNGAGGITLTADAGYQIRLHPQADSGNFMIANAQWKAAPVKGINGVDYSGRDAWLAYLDTLNNAAAFGIGVDPVAVFSAPTTEVAVNTAFDFVADTSVNTQGTFAYSWLINDGSGTTLTGATASHSFTKTGSFLVTLYVEDEEGKRAADSKYVKVVAPAPDTTISYTQIAGTNSAEVTFANMPTHTRLLLYWGDGTYQWVTDDQAELTVTKAFRAVSTYDKGDHYEYLTRVYVYNGSTRVDYETTTVSLVK
- a CDS encoding cytochrome C, with translation MIKVLKSTRTYQLMLTSLIVCLLGAGSALALVHPDVVLRGPGGEFINLDAAGPQPAYSAKNTCGGCHIYSNIEQHSYHVQIGANQQMGWDMWNPDSSNTYKSGVAPKGKNWVQSPGHVGKW